In Streptomyces sp. TLI_146, the genomic stretch GCCACCCAGTGCGGCCCCGGTGCCGCGCCCATCGCGTACCGCAAGAGCGCACCGGGCACGCTCTCCAGTGCCACCCTCTTCGTGTGCAGGGGCGAGCGGGACACCCAGGACTGCGGCGACCGGGTTCTGATGACCAACTGGGGCCTGGGCTGACGCTCCGGCCGCCCTGCGGACGTACTGCTGGAACGCGTCGTCCTGTGTTTCCTTCCTGCCTTCGGCAGGAGGAGGACGCATGCCGGAGGGGCGCCCGGTCGAAGCCGGTATGCGGGAGGGGGTCCCGCAAAGGGGCTCCCTCCGCAATGCTGTCTCCGGTGGCGGGTACCGTCCGTCCCTGTCTCTCCTGGAGCCGAGGGCGGATCGGCCCCGGGCGCGCCGGCGCCCGACAACACCCCGCGCACACCGGAGCGGCCCATGGAACGCGCAGGCCCGGAAGAGCGGCGCCGTCGCCGTGCCCTCGCCGGTCATCTGCTGCGGTCGGCGGCCTCGGTGGTCCTGCTGACGTCGCTGTACTACCTGGCCCCGCTGGACCGGGGAGTCGGCGTCGGCACCGCCGTGGCGCTCGCGCTGGGCCTTGTCCTCTTCGGCTGCCTCACGGTCTGGCAGATCGCCGCCATCACCCATGCGGAGTATCCGCGGCTGCGGGCGATCGAGGCGCTGGCCACCGGCGTGCCGCTCTTCCTCGTGCTGTTCTCCGCCACGTACTTCCTGCTCGCCGACGACCGGCCGGCGTCGTTCTCGGAGCCGCTGAGCCGGACCGGCGCCCTGTACTTCACGGTCACGGTCTTCGCGACCGTCGGCTTCGGCGACATCGCACCCGCCACCGACACCAGCCGTGCGCTCACCACCGCGCAGATGATCCTGGACCTGATCGTGGTGGGCGTCATCGCCAAGGCCCTCTTCGGCGCGGTCCAGGTCGGGCTGCGCCGCAGGGACGCGGGCCCCGAGGACCCGGAGGAGGAGCCGTGAGTGTCTCCGGACGTACGGGTCGCTGACGAGGACGGCTGCCCAACTCGCCCGGCACGCAAGCCGTCTGCTCATCCGATGGGCAAGTCGTCTGCCGCATCGGGTGGAGAGCCGTTCCGCCTACCGCTCTGGTTGCAGGGGAGATCTCAACCCCCTGTGTGACGCCGCACGGCAACCCCGCTCCCTATGTTGGCCTTCCGGCGGCGGCGAACCGGCACGCCGCCGGAGTACGGCGACACGCGTCGCGCCACGCGCGGTCGCCCCCATCCACGGGAGACCCCATGAAACAGGTACGGATCCTCGTCGTCGCGCTGCTCAGCGCCGGAGTGCTGGGCGGCGCGGGCATGCTCGCCCCGGCCGATGCGGCCACGTCCGCCACCCGGGCGACGAGCGCCGCCGGATGTGCCCAGACCCGGCCGTTCCTCTCGCAGGGCGACCGGGGCACCTGTGTCAGGTACCTCCAGCAGAAGCTCACCGACCAGGGCATCAGCACCCGCGTCGACGGTGTCTTCGGCAGCGGGACGACCAAGTCGGTGAAGAGCTTCCAGTACCTCTGCGGCTACCGCGGCCACGAGGTGGACGGACTGGTCGGGCCCCGCACCTGGGCGGGTCTGCTGGACCACGCCTGCGTGTGAGGATCGGTCCCTGCGTGTGAGGATCGACCCCTGCGGATGAGGATCGGCCCGACATCGCAGGTCAGCGCTGCCCCGCCCACCCCAGGGTGTACATCCATGGGGCCACTGCCCAGCGCGAAGTTCGGTCGAGGGGTTGATGTGGTGACGTCCGGGCTTCCGGCACTCTTACGGACATGCTGAGCGACCGACATCACCTGACGGTACGTCAAAAATCCAGAAGCATGCGGAGACTGGGGTCCGTGGTGGCCGCTCTCTGCCTGACCTCCGGCACCGCCGCGCTGTTACCGGCGCCCGCGTCCGCCGCGCCGGCACCGGACGGCAAATGGGTGGACAGCAAACGGGTGGACGACCACGGCTACACCGCGCAGATCCGCCGCACCGAGTACGGCATCCCGCACGTCCTGGCCCACGACTACGGCGGCTTGGGGTACGGATACGGCTACGCGTTCGCGCAGGACAACCTGTGCCAACTCGCCGACCAGGTCATGACGTTGCGGGGCGACCGCTCCAGATACCTCGGCCCGACGGGGACGACCGCCGACGACACGCCCAACCTGGCGAGCGACACCTACCACCAGGGACTGCGGCAGGCAGGTACGGTCCGGCGGCTGCTCGACCGCCCGGCGCCGCTCGGCCCGACGCCCGAGCTGCGCCGGATGGTCGAGGGGTACGCCGCCGGGTACAACCGGTATCTGCGCGACACCGGCGCCGCTCACCTGCCGGACCCGACGTGCAAGGGCCAGCCCTGGGTCGGCCCGATCAACGCCATGGACATCTGGAACCTCGTCTACGACGTCAACGGCGCCTTCGGCGCGACGGCGCTCAAGCAGGCCATCGCCACCGCGACCCCGCCGACAGGGGCCGGGGGCAAGGCCGCCCCGAAGCCACGACGGGCAGCAACGGCAGCAACAGCAGCAGCGGCAGCCACAGGAGCGCCCAGCGTCGCCGCGAGCGGTTCGGCCTCGGTGCCCGCGCGGGAAATTCCCTCACCCCCGTCCACCCGCAAGGGCCCCCGCCGCGACGACCTCGGCAGCAACGGCTGGGCGCTCGGCCGTGACGCGACCCGTGGCCGCGACGGCATGCTGCTGGCCAACCCGCACCTGGCCTGGATCGGCGGGTACCGCTTCTACCAGGTGCAGTTGACGATCCCGGGCGTCATCGACGTCGCGGGCGCGAGCATCTACGGCACCCCGCTCGTCGAGATCGGCCACAACCGCACCCTGGCCTGGACGCACACCACGAGCAACGCCGACCACGCCTCGCTCTACCGCCTCGCCCTCGCACCCGGCGACCCGACGAGCTACCTGGTCGACGGCAAGGCCGTGCCGATGACCCGCAGGACCGTTCCGGTCACGGTCCGGGGCGCCGACGGCAAGGTGTCCACCGTCTCCAGCACCCTCCACACCTCCCGGTACGGCCCGGTCCTCGCCGAGGGCTGGACGCGCACCGAGGCGTACGCACTGAGGGACGCCAACGCGGACAACCTGCGCTCGATGAACGAGTGGCTGGCGATCGGCAGGGCGCGGTCCGTGGCCCAGCTCAAGCAGGCCCACCAGACGTACCAGGGCATCCCGTGGACGTACACGATCGCCACGGACACCGCCGGTACCGCGTACTTCAACGACTCCTCCGCCGTGCCCCACGTCGCCGACGACCAGCTCAAGCGGTGTGCCCTGCCGGGCGGGGGCGGCGAGGATCTGGTCGGTGTGCTCGACGGTTCGACCTCGGCCTGCGACTGGGGCAGCGACCCCGACGCGGTGGTGCCGGGCATCTTCGGCCCCGGCCACCAGCCCCGGCTGACCCGGACCGACTATGTGGCCAACTCCAACAACGACTCGACGCTGACCAACCCCGCCGAGCCGCTGGCCGGTTACCCGCGGATGTACCGCGCCGGAGTTCCCCTCGGGCCGCGCGCCCAGCTCGGGCTCCAGATGATCGCGGGCCGGCGCGACGGCTCCGACGGACTCGGCGCTCCCGGCTTCACCCTGTCCACGTTGCAGGCGAGCATGCTCGGCGACCGCAACTACACGGCGGAGCTGGGCCGCGACGACGCGGTCGCGATGTGCCGCGCGCACCCCGTCCTGACCGCCACCGACGGCACCGAGGTGGATGTGCGCGCCGCCTGTGACGTCCTGGCGGCCTGGGACACCCGCGACGACCCCGACAGCCGCGGCGCCGTGTTGTGGAAGGCGTTCCGCACCCGAGTGGACGGCCCGCACGCCTGGTGGCGCGTTCCGTACGACCCGGCCCAGCCGCTCACCACCCCGCGCGGGCTCAACGGCGACGAGCCGCAGGTGCGGCGCGCGCTGGCCGACGCCGTCCGCCAGCTGGCCGCCGACCAGGTGCCGCTGGACGCGCCGATAGGCAGTGTGCAGCGCTGGGCGGGGATTCCGCTGCCCGGCTGCTCCGGAGGCGAGGGCTGCTTCAACGTCGTGGACGCGTCACCCACGTCGGGCAGCGGCGGCGCCACACGCCCGAGCTCCCCGGACGACTACGCGTCGGGCTCCAGCTTCATCATGGCCACGGAGCTGACGGCCCAGGGGCCGCGCACCCGGACGATCCTCACCTACGGGCAGTCCGTCAACCCCGAATCGCCGCACTACACCGACCAGACCGTCCTCTTCTCGCACAAGCGCTGGGTCACGGAACGGTTCACCGAGGCGGAGATAGCGTCCGACCCCCAGCTGCGGACCATAACCCTGCGGGGCTGACCGGGGCTGACCGGGGCGGTGGGCGCCGGTGCCATGAACGCGTCGGGGCGACCCGTACGGCCCACGCCATCCCCAGAGTTGGGGATACCGGGGCCGGGGGACGCCTCCTAGTCTGAGCGAGGCGGGAACGTCCCCCGCCCGAACGGGGGACGTTCCGGCGTCGAGGCCGCGAGCGGACACGGGGAGCATGCGATGGAGCGCGCGAACAACGTTGCCGATGGTCCCCAGTCCGTCATCTGGGACATCACGTACGCCTGTCCGCTGCGCTGCACCCACTGCTACTCGGAGTCGGGCAGGCGGCCGACGCGCCAGGTCGGCCACGACGACATGCTCCGCATCGCCGACGCGATCATCTCCCTGGGCCCCCTCCAGGTCACCCTCGCCGGGGGTGAACCGCTCCTGGTCAAGGGGGTGTTCGAAGTCGCGGAGCGGCTGACGCGGGCCGGTATCTCGGTGCTCGTGTACACCGGCGGCTGGAACTTCCAGCCGTGGATGACCGAAGAGCTGGCGCGCGTGTGCGGGCGGGTCGTGGTGAGTGTCGACGGCCCCGCGCCCGAGGTGCACGACCGGATCCGCGGCAGGGCGGGTTCGTTCGAGCGGGCGATGCGGGCGCTGGCACTGCTGGAGGCCGCAGCGCGGGAGCGGGACGGGCGCGGTGAGCGCCCGCTCCCGTTCGCCATCGACTGTGTGGTCGTACGGAGCAACGTCGACCGGCTGGAGGAGTTCTGCACGGACGTCGTCCCCCGGTTCCCGCACCTGAGCTCGCTCGACTTCGGGGCCGCCGTGCCGTCCGGGCTCGGCAGCCGCACCGGATACGCCGAGCACGAACTTCTCTCGGACGAACAGCTCGTCGAGCTGGGCGGTGAGGAGCGGCGCGCGCGGCTTCAGGCGCTCGCCCCGGCCACCGTCCGGGTCGGCACGTCGACCAACTTCTCGTTGCAGATGAACCCCGAACAGGTGGCGCGCGGGCTCGACTTCCAGTCGGTGCAGATCGAGCCCGACGGGCAGGTCCGGGCCATGCTCATCTACGAGGGCACGGTCGGCAGTCTGCTGGAGGAGCCGCCCGCCGAGCTGTGGCGGCGTGCGGTGGAGCGGTGGACCGACCCGTTCGTGACCGAGGCGCTCTCCGGCGCGGGCGCGGGCACCATGCGCGGCTGGGCCGAGGCCGTGCGGCGTATCGACTACCACTTCGGCTCCGACGAGGTCCGCGCCCGCATCGACCGCCGCCCGGTGTTCACCGCGCCGACCGCAGGCTGAGAGGCGTCCTCGGCGATGATCACGGCTGGGAGGGTTTGCCCGCGATCGCGTCGTAGACCTTCTCACGCAGCCGACGGCGCCAGCCCTCGCGTTCCCCACACAGCCGCCCCCAGGACGACGCTGTCGACGGAGAGCCTGCCCTCCTCGGACCAGTAGACGTCGCGCAGATGCGGGATGAGGGCGAACTCGTCCAGGACGAGGGCCGTGCCGATCCCGCAGACGGCGGCCTCGATCTCGGCCCGGATCATCCGCACGCCGAACCGGATGAAGAGGAACGCCCCGAGGAACCCGAGCAGCAGGAACAGCAGGGGCTGCTTGCCCGGGTCCATGATCTCCCGCCGGTACCAGTCGCCCAGGACAGCCAGCGCTCGCGGTCGGTGAAGAACGAGAACACGGCGGCGGGGCTCGCGGCGATGTGCCGCTCGACCGCGACCGTGTTCCTGCTGGCGGCGTCGCCCATGCGTCGGCCCTTCCTCGTGCCCGTCGCGCCGGGCCGGGAGAAGCGATTGGTCCCGTCCGGCGCAGCGTAACCAGGCCCGCGTGCGTCAGCACCTTGAGCCGTGGCGGTGGGTGCCCCTTCGGCGCACGCCCGGCCGACCTCGCGGTGCGTCAGGCCCGGCTCTGCTTCGTCCGGACCCGGCCGAGCCGTTTCGCTCCCTCGTCGAGTCCGGCGTGGAATGTGATCTGTAATACCCCTGTCCACGACCAGACTTGCAGGTGGGGCGGGTCGCACCTACGGTTGGCGAGCCGTGGTGTTCGGGAAGACCGGTGCAAGACCGGAGCGGCCCTCGCCACTGTGATCGGGCCCCATGTCGTTCAGGCCATGAACGGCTTCGGGTAGCCCGCCCCGTAGTGCCACTGGTGGCCGTGAGGCCGCTGGGAAGGCAGGGGCGGCGCGACACCCGGAAGCCAGGAGACCGGCCACGGCATCTCGCGTAATGATCCACGAGGTGCTGGAGCGTGAACGAATGACCCTGCCCACCCCTGCCGCCACATTCCACTGGCGGCGCGAGGACACCGTGCGCACCGCCTGGCTGCTGGCGGTGATCGCCGCCCTGCACGTGGTGGCGTTCGGCATCCTCTTCCTGCTCGTCGTGCCCGAGCACTACGAGGTCGGCTCGAAGACGTTCGGCCTGGGCCTCGGCGTCACCGCCTACACCCTCGGCATGCGGCACGCCTTCGACGCCGACCACATCGCGGCGATTGACAACACCACCCGCAAGCTGATGGCCGACGGCAAACGCCCGGTGTCGGTCGGCTTCTGGTTCGCGCTCGGGCACTCCAGCGTCGTGGTCGTCATGGCGGCCCTGGTCGCCGGGGGCGCGCAGCTCGCGGGCACCCTGATGAACGACGACTCACAGACCCACCAGACGCTCGGCATCGTCGGCACGACCGTCTCCGGATCGTTCCTGTACCTCATCGCCGCGCTCAACCTCCTCGCCCTCGCCGGCATCCTGCGGGTCTTCCGGGCCATGCGCGCGGGCACGTACGACGAGGCCGAGCTGGAACAGCACCTGGACTCACGGGGGTTCATGAACCGCCTCCTGGGCCGCTTCACCAAGTCGATCACCCGGCCCGGCCAGATGTACCCGCTGGGCTTCCTCTTCGGGCTCGGCTTCGACACCGCCACCGAGGTCACCCTGATGGTGATGGCCGGCTCGGGCGCGGCCGCCGGGCTGCCCTGGTACGCGGTGCTGTGCCTGCCGCTGCTCTTCGCGGCGGGAATGAGCCTGTTCGACACCATCGACGGCACCTTCATGAACTTCGCCTACCAGTGGGCCTTCTCCAACCCGGTGCGCAAGGTGTTCTACAACCTCACCATCACCGGGCTCTCCATCGCGGTGGCCTTCCTGATCGGCACGATCGAGCTGGTGGGGGTCCTGCACGACAAGCTCGACCTGCGCGACGGCGCGACCGGCTGGATCGCGGGCCTCGACCTGGACAACGTGGGCTTCATCATCGTCGGCCTGTTCGTCGCGGTGTGGGCCGCGGCCCTGGCGTACTGGCGGCTGGCCAAGGTCGAGCAGCGGTGGGCGGGGCGCGTCCCCCCGCGGCCCGCCGAAGTGCCCGGCCAGGCCGCATCCGAGCCGGTCCCGGACGTCACCTGAAGGCCGCGTCACCTGAAGGCCGCGTCACCTGAAGGCCGCCACGTTGTCCGCCGCCCAGGCGCTGAACGGACGCGGCGCCCGGCCCAGGACCCGCTCCACGTCCGGGCTCACCCGCCGCTCCTCGGGCGTGGGTTCGCCGAGGATGCCGAGCGTGGCCTCGACCACCGGCTCCGGCATGAAGCGGGTGAGCAGCTCCCGTGCCTCGGCCGGGCTCTGCTCGACGAAGCGCACCGGCGCCCCCAGCGCCTCCCCGATCGCGCGGGTCTGCTCGCGCGGCGAGAGCGGGGCCGGTCCGGTGAGTTCGTACGTCCGGCCCGTGTGGCTCCCGTCGCGCAGGGCCGCGGCGGCGACCGCGGCGATGTCGGCCGGGTCGATGACGGGCAGGGCGACATCGCCGAAGGGCGCCGTGACCGTCCGCTCGGAGCGGATCGAGGCCGCCCACATATAGGCGTTGGAGGCGAATCCGCTGGGCCGCAGGACCGTCCACGTCAGGCCCGACTCCCGTACGGCGTCCTCGAAGGCGCGCAGCCGGGTGTGTGCGGGGGAGTGCGGGCGGGTGGCGGTGGCCTGCGACGACTGGAGGACGACCCGGCGCACCCCGGCGGCCCGCGCCGTGTCGAGGATGGCGTACGGGTCGAGGCCCTCGCCGTCGCCGGGGACGAGGAGGTACAGCGCGTCGGCCCCGTCGAGGGCGGGCTTGAGGCTCTCGGGCCGGGCCGGATCGGCCTGCTGGAACTCCACGTTGCCCGGCATCAACCCGGCCGGGACGCGACGGGAGACCGCTGTCACCCACTCGCCCGACGAGGCGAGGGTCCGAACAAGGTGCCGTCCGACGTTCCCGGTTGCTCCGGTCACCACGATCATGATCTCTCCCTGAGGGTGTCTGAGGCGCGGCACGTGATCCGTCCGCGCTCGATCTGCACTCATCCTGGAAGCCAAACTGGCCATCTCTTGTCCAGTTTCAGAAAGAGAATGATCGGCATGAGAGCCGATCGTCTGGTGGCGACCCTGTTGTTCCTGCAGACACGCGGACGCGTGACCGCGCGCGAGGTGGCGGCGGAGCTGGAGGTGTCCGAGCGCACCGCGCGCCGCGACCTGGAGGCGCTGGCGGCCGCCGGCATCCCGGTGTACTCCCAGCACGGGCGGGGCGGCGGCTGGTCCCTGGTCGGCGGGGCCCGTACCGACCTCACCGGTCTGACGGCCGCCGAGATCCGTGCGATGTTCCTGGTCGCGGGGCCGTCGGCGGCCACGCCCGAACTGCGCACGGCGCTGCGCAAGTTGGTCCGGGCGCTGCCCGCGCCGCTCCGGCCCGACGCCGAGGCCGCGTCGAAGGCCGGTGTCACGGACGGCACGGACTGGTGGCGCCTGCCCGTCACCGCGGGCACGCCCCAGCTGGACGCGCTGCAAGGGGCGGTGGTGGACGGCCTGCGGATCCGCCTCGGATACGCCCGCCCCGGCAGCCCGGCCGGTATGCGCACGGTCGACCCCCTGGGCCTGGTCACCAAGGCGGGAGTCCCGTATCTCGTGGCCGGTACGGACAAGGGGGGAGGCGAGCAGCCGGTGGCCGGATCCGGCCACGACGGTCTGCGTATCTTCCGGCTCGACCGGATCACCTCGGTCGAGGTGACCGCGGACCCCGTCGTGCGGCCGGAGGGCTTCGATCTGGCCTCGGCCTGGCGGGCCCTGGCCGCGCCGATGGAGGAGCGGATGCGCGGCGCGACCGTACGGGGGCGGGCCGATCCCACGGCCGGGCGCGTCCTGGCGGTCCTGTTCGGCGGCCGACTGCGCCTGGGCGGCGAACGGGCCGACGGATGGCTGGAGATGGAGATCGACGGCCCGTCCCCGGAGGTCGTGGCCGCGCAACTGGCCGGTCTCGGGGCGCGGGTGGAGGTCCTGGAACCGCCGGAGGCCCGCGAGCGGCTCGCGGAACTGGGGGCCGAACTCGCCGGGCTCTACGGCGAGGGGTAGCGGGTGCGGCGACGGGCCGGAACGGAGATCCGCTCCGGCCCGTCGCCGTCGGTCACCCGGCGGCCAGCACCGCCTTGCGGTGGCTGAACGTCTCGATGGAGTAGCGGCCGTGGTAGTTGCCCATGCCGCTCTCGCCGACGCCGCCGAACGGCAGGTCGGAGACGGTGAGATGGGCCAGCGGCAGACCGAGGCCGAGGCCGCCCGACGAGGTCTCGGCGGCCAGGCGCTCGCGGGTGGTCGTGGACTCGGTGAAGGCGTACAGGGCCAGCGGCTTGTCGCGGTCGTTGATGAAGCCGATGGCCTCGTCCAGGTCCGCCACCGTGACGATGGGCAGGATCGGCCCGAAGATCTCCTCCCGCATCACCGGCGACTTGGGGTCGACGTCGGCGAGGACGGTCGGCGCGAGGTACTTGGTGGCGCGGTCGCCCCGGCCACCGGTGACGACCCGGCCCGAGTCGAGCAGCGCGCTCAGCCGGTCGAAGTGGCGCTCGTTGACGATGCGGCCGTACTCGGCGGAGGCCTGCGGGTCGGCTCCGTACAGGGCCTCCACGGCCCGGGCCAGCGCCGGTTCGAGGGCGCGGGCGGTCTCCGGGTCGGTGAGGACGTAGTCGGGCGCGACACAGGTCTGGCCCGCGTTGAGGAACTTGCCCGCGGCCAGCCGGGCCGCGACCGTGTCGAGGTCGGCGTCCCGGTCGACGAACACCGGGGACTTGCCGCCCAGTTCGAGGGTGACCGGGGTGAGGTGCTGGACGGCGGCGGCCATGACGATACGGCCGACGGTGCCGTTGCCGGTGTAGAAGATGTGGTCGAACCGCTCGGCCAGCAGCGCCGTGGTCTCCGGGATGCCGCCTTCCACCACGGCCACCGCGTCCGGGTCGAGATACTCGGGCAGCAGCCGCGCCAGCACGGCGGAGGTGGCCGGAGCCAGCTCGCTGGGCTTGACCACGACCGCGTTCCCCGCGGCCAGGGCGCCGATCATCGGGGTGAGCAGCAGCTGCGCCGGATAGTTCCAGGGCGCGATGACCAGGACCACGCCCAGCGGGTCGTACTGCGTCCAGGCCGTCGCCCCGCCCAGGTGCTCCGGGACGGGCGCGGGCTCGGGGCGCAGCCACTGCGCGAGGTGGTCCAGGGTGTGGTCGATCTCCCGGACGGTGAAGCCGATCTCGGTGCGCTGGACCTCGGCCGGGCTCTTGCCGAGGTCCGCGCGGAGCGACTCCACCAGGTCCGCACCGCGCTCGGTGAGCATCTCGCGCAGGCGTCGCAGCTGGGTGGTGCGCCACTCGACGGGCTTGGTGCGGCCGGTGCGGAAGGTGGCGCGCAGCCGGGCCACGGTGTCGGCGGGCTGCTCCTGGATGGGGTTCATGGTGCCTCGCTGCTGGGGGGCGGACCCGTCGGTCCGCGCTGTCGTCGGGGTCGAGCCTCGATCAGCTCGATGCATATGCCAACAGTTGAGGTTGGAAAATAAATTCCCGGGGGCGCGCGATTTCCTCGCGGGAGTTTCGTGGCTGCGCGGAGCGACGAGCCGGGACGGTGCGTGGCGACCGGAGGGGCGGGTGTGCAGCGGATCCGGCGGCTCATCTTCCGTATGGGGCGGGCTCGTGCGGCACTTCCGTGGATTCACCTCGCATATACGAGAAGTTTCCTACCGACCAGTAGACATCGGGTCACCGGCTGATCATTCTTGGCCGTGCGCATGCCAATCCCGTGCCGAACGGGCCGATCGCCACGGCCCGACGGATCCCCCACGGGCTCCCACCATCGCGACAGAGGAGCACCAACCCCCCATGCACCGCACTGCTTGGACGACGCGCACGGCCGTCACGGTGGCCGCAGCGGCGACCGCCCTCATCGCCGCGCCGACCGCCTCCCAGGCGGCCCCCGCCGCGGCCCCGCACTCCGTCGTGGCCCAGGCCTCCGCCTCCGGCGGGATCGCCGCGCTCAAGGGCGTCGACTACGGGACCTGGCAGCGTGACGTCCAGTCCGTCGTGGACACCGCCCGCCCGTACCTCAAGGCGCGCATCGCCGCCTCGCCCGCGGGCGAGAAGCCGGCGATCGTCCTGGACATCGACAACACCACGCTGGAGACGGACTTCCACCACTTCTGGACG encodes the following:
- a CDS encoding potassium channel family protein, coding for MERAGPEERRRRRALAGHLLRSAASVVLLTSLYYLAPLDRGVGVGTAVALALGLVLFGCLTVWQIAAITHAEYPRLRAIEALATGVPLFLVLFSATYFLLADDRPASFSEPLSRTGALYFTVTVFATVGFGDIAPATDTSRALTTAQMILDLIVVGVIAKALFGAVQVGLRRRDAGPEDPEEEP
- a CDS encoding peptidoglycan-binding protein, whose product is MKQVRILVVALLSAGVLGGAGMLAPADAATSATRATSAAGCAQTRPFLSQGDRGTCVRYLQQKLTDQGISTRVDGVFGSGTTKSVKSFQYLCGYRGHEVDGLVGPRTWAGLLDHACV
- a CDS encoding penicillin acylase family protein, which codes for MRRLGSVVAALCLTSGTAALLPAPASAAPAPDGKWVDSKRVDDHGYTAQIRRTEYGIPHVLAHDYGGLGYGYGYAFAQDNLCQLADQVMTLRGDRSRYLGPTGTTADDTPNLASDTYHQGLRQAGTVRRLLDRPAPLGPTPELRRMVEGYAAGYNRYLRDTGAAHLPDPTCKGQPWVGPINAMDIWNLVYDVNGAFGATALKQAIATATPPTGAGGKAAPKPRRAATAATAAAAATGAPSVAASGSASVPAREIPSPPSTRKGPRRDDLGSNGWALGRDATRGRDGMLLANPHLAWIGGYRFYQVQLTIPGVIDVAGASIYGTPLVEIGHNRTLAWTHTTSNADHASLYRLALAPGDPTSYLVDGKAVPMTRRTVPVTVRGADGKVSTVSSTLHTSRYGPVLAEGWTRTEAYALRDANADNLRSMNEWLAIGRARSVAQLKQAHQTYQGIPWTYTIATDTAGTAYFNDSSAVPHVADDQLKRCALPGGGGEDLVGVLDGSTSACDWGSDPDAVVPGIFGPGHQPRLTRTDYVANSNNDSTLTNPAEPLAGYPRMYRAGVPLGPRAQLGLQMIAGRRDGSDGLGAPGFTLSTLQASMLGDRNYTAELGRDDAVAMCRAHPVLTATDGTEVDVRAACDVLAAWDTRDDPDSRGAVLWKAFRTRVDGPHAWWRVPYDPAQPLTTPRGLNGDEPQVRRALADAVRQLAADQVPLDAPIGSVQRWAGIPLPGCSGGEGCFNVVDASPTSGSGGATRPSSPDDYASGSSFIMATELTAQGPRTRTILTYGQSVNPESPHYTDQTVLFSHKRWVTERFTEAEIASDPQLRTITLRG
- a CDS encoding radical SAM protein translates to MERANNVADGPQSVIWDITYACPLRCTHCYSESGRRPTRQVGHDDMLRIADAIISLGPLQVTLAGGEPLLVKGVFEVAERLTRAGISVLVYTGGWNFQPWMTEELARVCGRVVVSVDGPAPEVHDRIRGRAGSFERAMRALALLEAAARERDGRGERPLPFAIDCVVVRSNVDRLEEFCTDVVPRFPHLSSLDFGAAVPSGLGSRTGYAEHELLSDEQLVELGGEERRARLQALAPATVRVGTSTNFSLQMNPEQVARGLDFQSVQIEPDGQVRAMLIYEGTVGSLLEEPPAELWRRAVERWTDPFVTEALSGAGAGTMRGWAEAVRRIDYHFGSDEVRARIDRRPVFTAPTAG
- a CDS encoding HoxN/HupN/NixA family nickel/cobalt transporter; this encodes MIHEVLERERMTLPTPAATFHWRREDTVRTAWLLAVIAALHVVAFGILFLLVVPEHYEVGSKTFGLGLGVTAYTLGMRHAFDADHIAAIDNTTRKLMADGKRPVSVGFWFALGHSSVVVVMAALVAGGAQLAGTLMNDDSQTHQTLGIVGTTVSGSFLYLIAALNLLALAGILRVFRAMRAGTYDEAELEQHLDSRGFMNRLLGRFTKSITRPGQMYPLGFLFGLGFDTATEVTLMVMAGSGAAAGLPWYAVLCLPLLFAAGMSLFDTIDGTFMNFAYQWAFSNPVRKVFYNLTITGLSIAVAFLIGTIELVGVLHDKLDLRDGATGWIAGLDLDNVGFIIVGLFVAVWAAALAYWRLAKVEQRWAGRVPPRPAEVPGQAASEPVPDVT
- a CDS encoding NAD(P)H-binding protein: MIVVTGATGNVGRHLVRTLASSGEWVTAVSRRVPAGLMPGNVEFQQADPARPESLKPALDGADALYLLVPGDGEGLDPYAILDTARAAGVRRVVLQSSQATATRPHSPAHTRLRAFEDAVRESGLTWTVLRPSGFASNAYMWAASIRSERTVTAPFGDVALPVIDPADIAAVAAAALRDGSHTGRTYELTGPAPLSPREQTRAIGEALGAPVRFVEQSPAEARELLTRFMPEPVVEATLGILGEPTPEERRVSPDVERVLGRAPRPFSAWAADNVAAFR
- a CDS encoding YafY family protein; translated protein: MRADRLVATLLFLQTRGRVTAREVAAELEVSERTARRDLEALAAAGIPVYSQHGRGGGWSLVGGARTDLTGLTAAEIRAMFLVAGPSAATPELRTALRKLVRALPAPLRPDAEAASKAGVTDGTDWWRLPVTAGTPQLDALQGAVVDGLRIRLGYARPGSPAGMRTVDPLGLVTKAGVPYLVAGTDKGGGEQPVAGSGHDGLRIFRLDRITSVEVTADPVVRPEGFDLASAWRALAAPMEERMRGATVRGRADPTAGRVLAVLFGGRLRLGGERADGWLEMEIDGPSPEVVAAQLAGLGARVEVLEPPEARERLAELGAELAGLYGEG
- a CDS encoding aldehyde dehydrogenase family protein → MNPIQEQPADTVARLRATFRTGRTKPVEWRTTQLRRLREMLTERGADLVESLRADLGKSPAEVQRTEIGFTVREIDHTLDHLAQWLRPEPAPVPEHLGGATAWTQYDPLGVVLVIAPWNYPAQLLLTPMIGALAAGNAVVVKPSELAPATSAVLARLLPEYLDPDAVAVVEGGIPETTALLAERFDHIFYTGNGTVGRIVMAAAVQHLTPVTLELGGKSPVFVDRDADLDTVAARLAAGKFLNAGQTCVAPDYVLTDPETARALEPALARAVEALYGADPQASAEYGRIVNERHFDRLSALLDSGRVVTGGRGDRATKYLAPTVLADVDPKSPVMREEIFGPILPIVTVADLDEAIGFINDRDKPLALYAFTESTTTRERLAAETSSGGLGLGLPLAHLTVSDLPFGGVGESGMGNYHGRYSIETFSHRKAVLAAG